The Flavipsychrobacter sp. genome contains the following window.
TCTCTTAAGAAAATATAGCAACGGAATGTTACAATCATTACCTGAAATTACGGATCCTATTTATGTAAAACCGGAGTCTTATTCGGCGGTAGATAAGTTTTTCTTGAAGTATATAAAAGATGAGCGCGACCTGCCATTTGTATACCTTACGATCAAGATCACGTTGGTGCTTATTCCGTTAGCGGTGTTGTTATATCTGCCTTTTATTACAGGTTGGTTATGGTGGGTGTTGGTATTTGCTTATCATTTCTTCAACAACTTTACCTTCAAAGGGCCTTTTGGGTTGATGCTACATTGTACTAGCCATAGAGTGTTGTTTAAGAGAGAATACAATCTTTTAAACCATTACCTGCCTTGGGTAATAGCGCCATTCTTCGGACATTCTCCTGAGACCTATTACACACACCATATAGGTATGCACCATGCAGAGGGTAATATGGAGGATGATGAGAGCACAACCATGCCTTATGATAGAGATACAATAAGTGGTTTCGGGCATTATTTTGGTAAGTTTCTTTTAGTAGGTATCTACCATTTGTGCAACTACTTCTTTATGAAGAAGCGCAAGCGTTTATTAATGCGCTCTATTAGAGGAGAGTTGTTGTTCATCGCTTTTTGTGTAGGCATGAGTTTTGTGAATTTCCCAGCTACACTGGTGGTGTTTATTATACCGTTCTTCTTGTATAGACTAATAGCTATGATGGGCAACTGGGCACAGCATTCTTTTATTGATCCCGCAGACCCTGCTAATGATTACAGGAACAGTATTACCTGTATTAATACAGGGTATAACCATAAATGCTGGAATGATGGGTATCACATCAGCCATCATGAAAAACAAACATTACACTGGACAGAACATCCTGTTTACTTTAAGAAGACCTATCAGAAATATATAGACAACAATGCTATAGTTTTTGATGGCATACACTTTCTGCATGTGTTCATTTATTTGATGGGTAAGCGCTATGATCTGCTTGCCAAGCACTACGTGAATATAACAGGTAAGTATAAAACGGATGAAGAGGTAATTGAGTTCTTAAAATCCAGAACAAGGAAAGTACCTTTTAATTCAGGCAACCTAGCTACTAGCTAAAGTTTAGTCACTTTCTTCTTGGCCAAATTGTAGGCGGTAACCATTGTTGTCGTAGATAGAGAATTCTCTCATGCCATAAGGGAGGTTGCTTATAGGTTTGCAAACTTTTACGTTTTCATTGATGTCTTCCCAAAGCTCATTGATGCCGTTCACATAGATATAAAAGCTACCTGTAAAACTAGTAGTGTCAAATTCTTCATCCTTAGGTAAGGCTATCATTATTTGCACACCACCTCTGCTCAAGTGTCCCCAGCCAAGTTCTAGATC
Protein-coding sequences here:
- a CDS encoding fatty acid desaturase gives rise to the protein MLQSLPEITDPIYVKPESYSAVDKFFLKYIKDERDLPFVYLTIKITLVLIPLAVLLYLPFITGWLWWVLVFAYHFFNNFTFKGPFGLMLHCTSHRVLFKREYNLLNHYLPWVIAPFFGHSPETYYTHHIGMHHAEGNMEDDESTTMPYDRDTISGFGHYFGKFLLVGIYHLCNYFFMKKRKRLLMRSIRGELLFIAFCVGMSFVNFPATLVVFIIPFFLYRLIAMMGNWAQHSFIDPADPANDYRNSITCINTGYNHKCWNDGYHISHHEKQTLHWTEHPVYFKKTYQKYIDNNAIVFDGIHFLHVFIYLMGKRYDLLAKHYVNITGKYKTDEEVIEFLKSRTRKVPFNSGNLATS
- a CDS encoding VOC family protein, which gives rise to MRLRELTPIIWTKDLQETADFYAKVLNFKLDNLDLELGWGHLSRGGVQIMIALPKDEEFDTTSFTGSFYIYVNGINELWEDINENVKVCKPISNLPYGMREFSIYDNNGYRLQFGQEESD